The Fodinibius saliphilus genome has a segment encoding these proteins:
- a CDS encoding class I SAM-dependent methyltransferase: MSTLAYLKSFFKDKDVASVTPTSRFCVRKVCRPIDFSKDITIVEYGAGAGVFSRYLLQHMTNDSHLYLFETNEILFEKLQQINDSRVTSYDQSVEFANQLLPKDIVGTVDFIISGIPFSFLDPDTKSSVLNQSYQLLRVGGEFLAYQTSGHLKDPLEETFGNVSTRWEWRNIPPMTVYRAEKR; encoded by the coding sequence ATGAGTACACTAGCGTATCTAAAAAGCTTTTTTAAAGATAAAGATGTAGCCTCGGTAACGCCTACATCTCGATTTTGCGTACGAAAGGTGTGTCGGCCCATCGATTTTTCTAAAGACATTACCATAGTTGAATACGGTGCCGGCGCTGGGGTGTTTTCGCGTTACCTGCTGCAGCATATGACAAACGATTCCCATCTTTACCTCTTTGAAACCAATGAAATCCTGTTCGAAAAACTGCAGCAGATTAACGATTCGCGTGTTACCAGTTACGACCAAAGCGTAGAATTTGCAAACCAACTGTTGCCCAAAGATATCGTTGGGACAGTCGATTTTATTATTTCCGGTATCCCCTTTTCTTTTTTGGATCCGGATACGAAATCATCAGTGCTGAACCAGAGTTACCAGTTGTTGCGCGTCGGTGGAGAGTTCTTGGCCTACCAAACATCAGGCCATCTTAAAGATCCCCTGGAAGAGACCTTTGGTAATGTATCCACCAGGTGGGAGTGGCGCAATATCCCGCCCATGACGGTCTATAGAGCAGAAAAGAGATAA
- the rplS gene encoding 50S ribosomal protein L19 — translation MDKLKLAEQTLIKDEYPEFKTGDTVNVHYKVREGDKERIQKFEGLVISRRGSGANQTFMVRKISAGNIGVERIFPLYSPFVSKIELKKQGDIKRSKLYYLRDRRGKSARIKEKDQNQETVRKLNREAEQKAAENNENSSEEE, via the coding sequence ATGGATAAGTTAAAACTAGCAGAACAGACACTAATTAAGGATGAGTATCCCGAGTTTAAAACCGGCGATACCGTGAATGTTCATTATAAAGTTCGCGAAGGCGATAAAGAACGAATCCAGAAGTTTGAAGGACTCGTTATCTCACGTCGCGGATCAGGTGCAAACCAGACATTTATGGTACGTAAGATCTCTGCCGGCAATATTGGTGTGGAACGTATTTTTCCACTGTACTCTCCTTTTGTATCAAAAATAGAACTTAAGAAACAGGGTGATATTAAGCGTTCTAAGCTTTATTACCTGCGTGACCGAAGAGGTAAGTCGGCTCGTATTAAAGAGAAAGATCAAAACCAGGAAACCGTTAGGAAACTCAACCGAGAAGCAGAGCAAAAAGCTGCTGAAAACAATGAAAACTCTTCAGAAGAAGAGTAA
- the trmD gene encoding tRNA (guanosine(37)-N1)-methyltransferase TrmD, giving the protein MRIDIISAVPQLLESPLQHSIVANAQENDLVEIHTHDLRDYSEDKHNKVDDYPYGGGAGMVLTPQPIFSCVKHLQSQREYDEIIFTAPNGDPFVQESANKLSICKNLMFLCGHYKGVDQRVIDTLITKTYTIGDFVLSGGELPALAMVDAIVRLLPGALGDSESALTDSFQNDLLEGPVYTRPADFEGMEVPKVLRSGDHQKVKEWRFEQSLERTKKVRPDIYKKFRNEQ; this is encoded by the coding sequence ATGCGCATTGATATAATATCAGCTGTACCACAGCTCCTGGAAAGTCCGCTACAACATAGTATTGTAGCTAATGCACAGGAAAATGATTTGGTTGAAATCCATACTCATGACTTGCGGGACTATTCCGAGGACAAACACAATAAGGTTGATGACTACCCCTATGGCGGAGGCGCAGGCATGGTGTTAACACCACAGCCGATATTCTCTTGTGTCAAGCATTTACAGAGCCAGCGGGAGTACGATGAAATCATCTTTACGGCTCCGAATGGGGATCCTTTTGTACAGGAAAGTGCAAATAAACTTTCCATATGCAAAAATCTAATGTTCTTGTGCGGCCATTATAAAGGTGTAGATCAGCGTGTTATTGACACACTAATCACCAAAACGTATACCATTGGCGATTTTGTACTTTCCGGCGGAGAACTGCCGGCTTTAGCAATGGTTGATGCCATCGTGCGGTTGTTACCCGGAGCATTGGGTGATTCCGAAAGTGCATTGACAGACTCTTTTCAAAATGATTTGCTGGAAGGGCCTGTTTATACTCGTCCCGCTGACTTTGAAGGGATGGAAGTGCCAAAAGTTTTGCGTTCTGGTGATCATCAAAAAGTGAAAGAATGGCGATTTGAACAGTCGCTTGAGCGTACAAAGAAAGTACGTCCTGATATTTACAAAAAATTTCGAAACGAACAGTAG
- the rimM gene encoding ribosome maturation factor RimM (Essential for efficient processing of 16S rRNA): MLEPIENQYKQIGYISRSHGVKGDVLIIPDMYAPTLFDALDLVHIANTKGALVPARVESVRVQEKNNRLSFFVKFEHVTDRTQAEQLKNFTVYADREIVESLLDSDDLPLSLTSFDILEDGEVIGTVKALLENPAHPILEIETAEQEQLLVPFVDEYVVDIDVESENIQCKNLDQLRGL, encoded by the coding sequence ATGCTGGAACCAATAGAAAACCAGTACAAACAGATCGGGTATATTTCTCGATCTCATGGCGTAAAGGGCGATGTATTAATCATCCCTGACATGTACGCGCCAACCCTTTTTGATGCTCTTGACTTGGTACATATAGCAAATACCAAGGGGGCCTTGGTCCCTGCCCGAGTTGAGTCGGTACGGGTGCAAGAAAAAAATAACCGGCTTTCGTTCTTTGTTAAATTTGAACACGTAACTGATCGCACGCAGGCAGAACAACTGAAAAATTTCACGGTCTATGCAGACCGCGAAATCGTTGAAAGCCTGCTGGATTCGGATGATTTACCGTTAAGCCTCACATCTTTTGATATATTAGAAGATGGAGAAGTCATCGGTACCGTAAAAGCGTTGTTGGAAAACCCGGCACATCCGATTCTCGAAATAGAAACCGCAGAACAGGAACAACTGCTGGTCCCTTTTGTGGACGAATATGTTGTTGATATTGATGTGGAATCAGAGAACATCCAATGCAAAAATCTGGACCAACTGAGAGGTTTATAA
- the rpsP gene encoding 30S ribosomal protein S16, giving the protein MLRIRLQRRGRKKRPIHHIVVADNRKPRDGRIIEDLGRFDNVTPKNQLTLNRERAIHWLKKGAQPSDTVRSIFKNQGIMYEMHLLRWGKSEEEIEEALTEWREKREEKEEDVPTRKERQQALLDAEEKEFQKQLKKKAEEAAREKAKQEALAAEEEEDEADEEVEAEEDKAEEAETEETQEAAEQEESEEVETQEDTADEDKEDDTEEAAAETEEEDKTDDDAEEEVEASDDEEEDEDNDSDEDSEAKTSSDMLAKEAIEHIENTPLDELEGFVTDDEDRVTVQRALDDKKENS; this is encoded by the coding sequence TTGTTAAGAATAAGATTACAACGTAGAGGTCGAAAAAAGCGACCTATCCATCACATTGTTGTTGCGGATAACCGTAAACCCAGAGATGGTCGAATTATTGAAGATTTAGGTCGCTTTGATAATGTAACACCCAAAAATCAGCTTACACTGAACAGAGAACGAGCAATCCACTGGCTAAAAAAGGGTGCTCAACCAAGTGATACCGTACGGTCCATTTTTAAGAACCAAGGGATTATGTACGAAATGCACTTACTCCGTTGGGGGAAGTCTGAAGAAGAGATTGAAGAAGCACTCACTGAATGGCGTGAAAAGCGTGAAGAAAAGGAAGAAGATGTTCCTACACGCAAAGAGCGCCAACAAGCACTGCTCGATGCCGAAGAAAAAGAATTCCAAAAGCAGCTTAAGAAGAAAGCTGAAGAAGCTGCCCGAGAGAAAGCAAAGCAAGAAGCTCTTGCTGCTGAAGAAGAGGAAGATGAGGCTGATGAGGAAGTTGAAGCAGAAGAAGATAAGGCTGAAGAAGCTGAAACAGAAGAAACTCAAGAAGCTGCTGAACAGGAAGAGTCTGAAGAGGTTGAAACTCAAGAAGATACAGCCGATGAAGACAAAGAAGATGATACTGAAGAAGCTGCTGCTGAAACTGAAGAGGAAGACAAAACTGATGATGACGCTGAGGAAGAAGTTGAGGCTTCTGATGATGAGGAAGAAGACGAGGACAATGATTCGGATGAAGATTCTGAAGCTAAAACCTCTAGCGATATGTTAGCTAAAGAAGCTATCGAACATATCGAAAACACTCCTCTTGATGAGCTCGAAGGCTTTGTTACCGACGATGAAGATCGCGTAACCGTTCAGCGTGCTTTAGATGATAAGAAAGAAAATAGTTAA
- the ffh gene encoding signal recognition particle protein has translation MFQDLSSKLDDAFQKLKGESKITDVNIAETVREIRRALLDADVNYEVAKQFTNDIKERAMGEDVLSAVNPGQQFTKVVHDELTQILGQERVDLSVAHTPPTVILIAGLQGSGKTTFSAKLAKYLKEENNRNPILAAADVYRPAAIDQLKTLANTIDTPVYSIDQKDAVRVAKEAVSMAKSLALDTVIIDTAGRMHVDEKMMNEVAEIKEAVQPDETLFIVDSMTGQDAVNTAKEFNDTINYDGVVLTKLDGDTRGGAALSIKNVVQKPIKFVSTGEKLDALSPFYPERMSQRILGMGDVVSLVEKAQKEFDEKEAQKLQKKIKSDSFDLDDFYQQLQQVKGMGNISDLVGMIPGAGKALQDADAELDEDSFKPIEAIICSMTPEEKHNPEILNATRKRRIAKGSGTRVSDINDLLKQFQQMKKMMKSFSGMGKIGQMMQGMKGMKGNLPFG, from the coding sequence ATGTTTCAGGATCTCTCATCAAAACTGGATGATGCCTTTCAGAAGCTGAAAGGGGAATCTAAGATTACCGACGTCAACATTGCGGAGACGGTGAGAGAAATACGTCGTGCCCTGCTTGATGCGGATGTTAACTACGAAGTTGCTAAGCAGTTCACGAACGATATTAAAGAACGAGCTATGGGCGAAGACGTGCTTTCAGCCGTCAACCCGGGTCAGCAGTTTACCAAAGTAGTACATGATGAGCTGACTCAAATTCTTGGACAGGAACGCGTAGATTTATCAGTTGCTCATACGCCTCCTACTGTTATTTTGATTGCCGGCCTACAAGGCTCTGGTAAAACAACCTTTAGTGCCAAACTTGCAAAGTACCTGAAAGAAGAAAATAACCGGAATCCTATTTTAGCAGCAGCTGACGTTTATCGTCCGGCTGCTATAGATCAGCTTAAAACGCTGGCCAACACTATAGATACCCCGGTATATTCTATCGACCAGAAAGATGCCGTACGTGTTGCAAAAGAAGCGGTATCGATGGCGAAGAGCCTAGCGCTCGATACTGTTATTATTGATACAGCAGGGCGTATGCATGTTGATGAAAAGATGATGAACGAAGTAGCTGAGATTAAAGAAGCTGTCCAGCCCGATGAAACATTGTTTATTGTTGATTCCATGACCGGACAGGATGCTGTTAACACAGCCAAAGAATTTAATGACACCATCAATTATGATGGTGTCGTTTTAACAAAGCTTGATGGTGATACCCGCGGCGGGGCGGCCCTTTCAATTAAGAATGTGGTCCAAAAACCGATCAAGTTTGTAAGTACCGGCGAAAAGCTTGATGCTCTTTCTCCATTTTACCCAGAACGGATGTCTCAACGAATCTTGGGGATGGGGGATGTGGTTTCTCTTGTTGAGAAAGCCCAGAAAGAGTTTGATGAAAAAGAAGCACAGAAGCTACAAAAGAAGATTAAGTCTGACAGTTTTGATCTGGATGACTTTTATCAACAGTTACAACAAGTAAAAGGCATGGGTAATATCTCAGACCTGGTTGGAATGATTCCGGGTGCCGGTAAAGCTTTACAAGATGCCGATGCTGAACTTGATGAAGACTCTTTTAAACCCATCGAGGCCATTATCTGCTCGATGACTCCGGAGGAGAAACACAATCCGGAAATTTTAAATGCTACCCGGAAACGGCGTATCGCCAAAGGTTCGGGAACACGCGTCTCAGATATTAATGATCTGCTAAAGCAGTTTCAGCAGATGAAGAAAATGATGAAGTCCTTCTCTGGCATGGGTAAAATCGGCCAGATGATGCAGGGCATGAAAGGAATGAAAGGAAATTTACCATTTGGATAA
- a CDS encoding DUF4398 domain-containing protein gives MSTPMGTRVLKDHIRNVDNWYLLYQKGEDNNMEIMKGSFKELCARFLVSSFILILAACASSKPPTQELATTEAAINQADQVGAKEYAPLEIREARKKLQKAKELVEKKEHEKAKRLASRAEIDAELAEAKALSEKSQNAVEQLRESIRLLEKEIKRNQKKQ, from the coding sequence ATGTCAACACCTATGGGAACAAGAGTGCTTAAAGACCATATAAGGAATGTTGATAACTGGTATCTTTTATATCAAAAAGGGGAAGATAATAATATGGAAATAATGAAAGGCAGTTTTAAAGAGTTATGTGCTCGATTTTTGGTTAGTTCTTTTATCTTGATACTGGCAGCTTGTGCGAGCAGTAAACCCCCGACCCAAGAGTTGGCAACAACAGAAGCTGCGATCAATCAGGCAGATCAGGTTGGTGCAAAAGAGTATGCACCTCTCGAAATTCGGGAAGCTCGAAAGAAGCTTCAGAAAGCAAAAGAGCTGGTTGAGAAAAAAGAGCATGAAAAAGCAAAACGGCTTGCTTCGCGTGCAGAAATCGATGCAGAGTTGGCAGAAGCAAAAGCGCTTTCTGAGAAATCTCAAAATGCTGTTGAGCAGTTGAGGGAAAGTATTAGGCTATTGGAAAAAGAGATTAAGAGAAATCAAAAAAAGCAATAG